Genomic DNA from Streptomyces sp. NBC_01232:
TTCCCCGGTCTCGCCCTGGTCGACACCGACAAGCAGGCCTCGCGCGTGGCGTCCTGGGCCCAGTTCCTGCGGTCCTACTGCACCGAGGACTCGCCCGTCACCCGGATTGCCGTGCACCAGCGGTGCCTGCCCGACGACGGCGCCGCCCTGGCCTCCTGGACCGCCCGCCACGTCACCGCCGACGCACCGGCCGCCGCGGTGACCGCCCTCGCCGAGCTGATGGACGGCGCCGGGCCGGCCGCAGCCACGCGTGAGACATACCTGACGGTCACCCTCTCCAGCGCCCGGGCCCGCCTCGCCATCAAGGGCGCGGGCGGCGGCCAGACCGGGGCCGCCGCCGTCCTCGTACGCGAACTGCACGCGATGGGCCAGGCCCTGTCCACCGCCAGCCTGCAGGTCACCGAGTGGCTCCCGCCCCGGCGGGTGGCCGCGACGGTGCGGACCGCGTACGACCCCGAGTCACAGCAGATGCTCGCCACCCGTACCGCCGCCGCCCAGGCCCCCGACTGGACCGGCACCGCTCCGGGCGTCGACGTCGACCTCGCCGGGCCCGCGGCCGCTGAGACGGCCTGGGGCGTCTACCGGCACGACGGTGCCTGGTCGGTGTCCTACCAGGTGCGGACCTGGCCGCAGGCCGCCGTGTACGCGACGATCCTGCAGCCGCTGCTGCGCCCGCGGCAGAACGCGAGGCGCTCGATGACCCTGCTCTACGAGCCGATCGGACCGCGCCGCGCCCGCCAGGAGCTCGCCCGCGACAAGGCCAAGCGGAGCTCCGCCCGCCACCTGCGCGCCAAGTCGGGCCGGGACGAGAGCGAGGACGAGCGCCGCGAGGAGGCCATCTCCCGGCAGCAGGACGCCGCCCGCGCCTCCGGCCAGGGCGTCATGCGGATGACCGCCGTCCTGACCGTGACCGTCACCGAGCTCGACGAGCTGGAGACCGCCTGCGCCGAACTGCAGGCCGACGCGGCCGCCTCCGGGCTGGAGGTCCGCCGCATGTGGGGGGCCCAGGACACCGGATTCGCCACCGGAGCCCTGCCGCTGGGCCAGGGACTGCCCGACCGACGGATGGGATTCTGATGGGCCTCTTCTCCCGCCGCCCGGCGGGCGACACCCTGCTGGAGGCCATCGGCATCGACGAGGCCGCCGGCATCGCCGACCGCCCGCCCGTGCCTGTCCCTGCGCAGAAGACCGCTCGCGAGCAGCGCCGCGAACGCCTACTCGAAGACCCTGAGACGGCCATGAGGGTGGCCCCGAGGAAGGGCTGGACCCGCCCCTTCGCGGGCCGGGCTGCCTCGATGCCCCGCACCGAAGTCGTCCGCGCGGACACGGCGAACGCCGCCGGGATATACCCCTACCTCCACGCCGCGAGCCTGCCGCCCATCGGCGCGTACATCGGCCGCAACGTCCTGACCACGGAAGCTTTCAGCGCGCATCCTGCGGTCTGGGTGAAGGAGGGCCTGTGCACCAATCCCAACGTCATGATCACCGGCATCCCGGGATCGGGTAAGAGCGCGCACGTCAAGGCGTTGTCCCTGAGGCTGATGGCCTTCGGCCACCGCACCCTGATCGCCGGAGACGTCAAGGGCGAGTACCAGGCCATGTGCCGCCACCTCGGCGTGGAGCCCGTTCGCCTCGGCCCCGGCCTGCCCGGGCGGCTGAACCCCCTGGACGCCGGCCCGCTGGGCGTCGGCCTCGACCTCATCAGGGACCCCGCCGAGCTCAAATCCCGCCTGACCGAGATCCACCGGCGCCGCCTGACCCTGCTCAAGGCGTTGCTGGAACTCCA
This window encodes:
- a CDS encoding SCO6880 family protein, which encodes MSQPVSYGGWQSETTGFMGRLSGPGFAMVAAASLLALMPFNVGWQAAFVCVPLALLLLALAFGRVSGLSADEWISLAVRHQISVATRRNLFFSGAFAPRSAKTGRQPMDLPGVLARLRILEAPDGLGGQLGVVHDPVAGTYSAIARVSFPGLALVDTDKQASRVASWAQFLRSYCTEDSPVTRIAVHQRCLPDDGAALASWTARHVTADAPAAAVTALAELMDGAGPAAATRETYLTVTLSSARARLAIKGAGGGQTGAAAVLVRELHAMGQALSTASLQVTEWLPPRRVAATVRTAYDPESQQMLATRTAAAQAPDWTGTAPGVDVDLAGPAAAETAWGVYRHDGAWSVSYQVRTWPQAAVYATILQPLLRPRQNARRSMTLLYEPIGPRRARQELARDKAKRSSARHLRAKSGRDESEDERREEAISRQQDAARASGQGVMRMTAVLTVTVTELDELETACAELQADAAASGLEVRRMWGAQDTGFATGALPLGQGLPDRRMGF